A single genomic interval of Canis lupus dingo isolate Sandy chromosome 6, ASM325472v2, whole genome shotgun sequence harbors:
- the EMP2 gene encoding epithelial membrane protein 2: MLVLLAFIILFHITSAALLFIATIDNAWWVGEEFFADVWRVCVNNTNCTEIGANFQDYSTMQAVQATMILSTILCCIAFLIFLLQLFRLKQGERFVLTSIIQLMSCLCVMIAASIYTDRREDLHKNNPGWYSLTLEGSYGYSFILAWVAFAFTFISGLMYLILRKRK, encoded by the exons ATGTTGGTGCTCCTGGCTTTCATCATCCTCTTCCACATCACCTCTGCCGCATTGCTGTTCATCGCCACCATCGACAAT GCCTGGTGGGTAGGAGAAGAGTTTTTTGCAGATGTCTGGAGAGTGTGTGTCAACAACACGAATTGTACAGAAATCGGTGCCAACTTTCAGG ATTACTCCACGATGCAGGCGGTCCAGGCCACCATGATCCTGTCCACCATCCTCTGCTGCATTGCCTTCCTGATCTTTTTGCTCCAGCTCTTCCGCCTCAAGCAGGGAGAGAGGTTCGTGTTAACCTCCATCATCCAGCTCATGTCGT GCCTGTGTGTCATGATTGCAGCCTCCATATACACAGACCGGCGTGAAGACCTTCACAAGAACAACCCGGGATGGTACTCCCTGACCCTGGAAGGCAGCTACGGCTACTCCTTCATCCTGGCGTGGGTGGCCTTCGCCTTCACCTTCATCAGCGGCCTCATGTACCTGATCTTGAGGAAGCGCAAATAG